TAAATACCTTCAGCGCTTCATCTGGATTGACCAGGACCATCGCAAGAGTTGCCAGGATCCCAGCATAAAATAAGACGTATATAAAATCGAATGGATTATTTTTTATACTACAAACAAAACGAGAAAACATGTGTTGGCGAAGCATGGTTCGTCTCTTAAAGTTAAAGCAAATTATTATCAATTAGCGATACGTTGACTAAGCTTGCGTCCAGATCCTGCAATTTTCCGGAATGGCTCTGCTGTGTGTATTGATTCTTCCCATATCCACCAATCAATCCCGGGTCTGTCGGGCCATACAACGTAATATTGGGGCGATCCAAGGCGGCGGTTAAATGGCTGAGACCTGTATCAACCGACACCACAAACTTTGCCCCCGCCAGAATGCGAGCAACCTCTTCCAGACTCATTCGCGGCAGGACATCAACGTAGGGAAAACCTTCCGCCAGCCTTTTGGCACGCTCTTCTTCATGAGGGGCGCCCCAGGGGAGTTTAATACGGATGCCCGTATTATTTAACAGCTCAATCAGCTCCCGCCAGTTGGCTTCTGGCCAGTGCTTATCATCACGTGTTGTGGCATGCAGAAATACGGCATATTGGCCTGTATCAGCATTACATTCATTCACAAAATGCTGAGCGATAGCGTAATCACCCTGCGACTGCGGTTTGGCATATCCCAGACTTTTGGCGAACAATTCACGCGTACGTTCTACCGCGTGCTGCTGTTTGGCAATGTGATGTTTGCGATTATAAAACAGGCTAGCCAGCGGCTCGCGGGCCGTACTCCAGTCCATACCATGCTTGACGCCACGTGCCAGACGCGTCACCAACGCCGCACTTTTAACCAGACCCTGCGCATCAATTATCGCGTCATACTGCTGCAAACGTACCGCATCGCGAAACGCTTTACGCTCGGCTTTAATCGGCGCTGAAAACCAGGCTTTACGCCAGCGGCGAATCGCCACTGGGATGACCCGGTCAACGGCTGCATGCCAGGAAGGGATCTGCGCGAATCCTTCTTCCACCACCCAATCAAATTGAATACCCGGAATAGCCTGCTGCGCATCGGTTAATGCGGGCAACGTATGCAGTACATCGCCCATAGACGACGTTTTAACGATCAGAACCCGCATCCGTCAGGCTTCCTCTTGTAACAACAGGTCGTTGAGTTCTTCCAGTACACGCTGGGGTGTGATGTCAATCAGGCTTTGGTGATAGCCTTCTGCTGCATCGCCCTTGCGCACTTTGTGATAGCCCGTAATCAGACGAATGACCCGCGCTTTGTGCGACAACGGCGGGGTAAAGTCCGGACTACTTGGGCCATACAACGCTACCAGAGGTCGATTCAACGCTGCGGCAACGTGCATTAATCCAGAGTCGTTGGTGACGACCGCTTTGCAGGCGGCAAGCAGAATAACGGCCTGCTCCAGCTGCGTTTCGCCCGCCAGATTACGACACCAGGCCTGCTGC
This window of the Citrobacter freundii ATCC 8090 = MTCC 1658 = NBRC 12681 genome carries:
- the rfaC gene encoding lipopolysaccharide heptosyltransferase RfaC, with the protein product MRVLIVKTSSMGDVLHTLPALTDAQQAIPGIQFDWVVEEGFAQIPSWHAAVDRVIPVAIRRWRKAWFSAPIKAERKAFRDAVRLQQYDAIIDAQGLVKSAALVTRLARGVKHGMDWSTAREPLASLFYNRKHHIAKQQHAVERTRELFAKSLGYAKPQSQGDYAIAQHFVNECNADTGQYAVFLHATTRDDKHWPEANWRELIELLNNTGIRIKLPWGAPHEEERAKRLAEGFPYVDVLPRMSLEEVARILAGAKFVVSVDTGLSHLTAALDRPNITLYGPTDPGLIGGYGKNQYTQQSHSGKLQDLDASLVNVSLIDNNLL